The Conger conger chromosome 15, fConCon1.1, whole genome shotgun sequence genome contains a region encoding:
- the brd7 gene encoding bromodomain-containing protein 7 isoform X1 yields MGKKHKKHKSEKHTYEEYVEKPLKLVLKVAGNEVTELSTGSSSHDNFYEDKADYDKHKDKKKKKKKKCEKERNSPVQSGDEKKRKKMTKKKKGQDSVDTDWDDRERSHTPIRSDMSQDKHLTPSLAKMHEKEQTPLQEALNQLIRQLQRKDPNAFFAFPVTDFIAPGYSLIIKRPMDFSTMRDKVKKEYYQSLEELKVDFKIMCENAMIYNKPETIYYKAAKKLLHSGMKILSPERLQSLRQSIDFMADVESTTKKQGEAEKEDGANPEHSGDTPVPMDTNEPVQSPRRISKDTPRQDRDSKDEALKAASQAEKELEQIKKLIEDSGGKLSNRDVLSELEFDRRKPDGTTTLGILNTADLSSGDSGYCPVKLGMMMGRLQTGINTLQGFKEDKRNKVTPVSYINYGPFSTYAPIYDSSFANISKEDSDLIYSYYGDESSLQAPERISEFLKKTDEYMDTLADNILDAVTSGEHSKSLKETETAESRAGPSEEELAEGSEPAQDVEIIQPESSSKTSLTSLSSVIGGGLDLEPQTELSEEAKQFQQKLDQTTLLLRELQEVQNERLSTKPPPNIICLLAPSARELQLAEKVTENLANLASQVNPGDVSSVYGIRKAMGISLPEGLLEESAVDLTTVTETVEPVDLDALPENPEEVPVVAV; encoded by the exons ATGGGCAAGAAGCATAAAAAGCACAAATCGGAGAAACACACATATGAAG AGTACGTGGAGAAGCCACTGAAGCTAGTTTTGAAAGTAGCAGGAAACGAAGTGACTGAACTCTCCACTGGAAGCTCTAGCCACGACAACTTCTACGAAGACAAGGCAGATTACGATAAACACAAGgacaagaaaaagaagaagaaaaaaaagtgcgAAAAGGAAAGAAACAGTCCCGTGCAATCGGGAGAtgagaagaaaaggaaaaag AtgactaaaaagaaaaaaggtcagGATTCCGTGGACACAGATTGGGATGACAGGGAGCGAAGTCACACTCCTATTCGGTCAGATATGTCCCAGGACAAGCACCTCACTCCATCCCTGGCCAAGATGCACG AAAAAGAGCAGACTCCACTGCAGGAGGCTCTGAACCAGCTGATCAGGCAGCTTCAGAG GAAAGACCCCAACGCTTTCTTTGCCTTTCCCGTTACCGATTTCATCGCCCCAGGTTACTCCCTGATCATCAAGCGGCCCATGGACTTCAGCACTATGAGGGACAAAGTAAAGAAAGAGTATTACCAGTCGCTGGAGGAGCTGAAG GTAGATTTTAAGATCATGTGTGAGAACGCTATGATCTACAATAAACCCGAGACCATTTATTACAAAGCAGCAAAGAAGCTTCTCCACTCTGGCATGAAAATCTTGAGTCCG GAGAGGTTGCAGAGCCTGAGACAGAGTATCGACTTCATGGCTGATGTGGAGAGCACCACCAAGAagcagggagaggcagagaaggaGGACGGTGCCAACCCAGAACATTCCGGAGATACGCCGGTGCCCATGGACACCAACGAGCCGGTCCAATCGCCCAGGAGGATTAGCAAGGACACGCCCAG acAGGACAGGGACTCGAAGGACGAGGCTCTGAAGGCTGCCTCTCAGGCTGAGAAGGAGCTGGAGCAGATTAAGAAGCTCATCGAGGACTCGGGAGGGAAACTGTCCAACAGGGACGTTCTCAGTGAG CTGGAATTTGATCGGCGGAAGCCTGATGGAACGACCACCTTGGGCATCCTGAACACGGCCGACCTGAGCTCAGGAG ACTCCGGGTACTGCCCCGTGAAGCTGGGCATGATGATGGGCCGGCTGCAGACCGGCATCAACACGCTGCAGGGCTTCAAAGAGGACAAGAGGAACAAAGTCACTCCGG TGTCCTACATTAACTATGGACCATTCAGCACCTATGCTCCGATTTATGACTCCAGCTTTGCCAACATCAGTAAAGAAGATTCAGACTTGATCTACTCGTACTATGGGGATGAATCCAGCCTGCAGGCTCCAGAACG GATCTCAGAATTCCTCAAAAAGACGGACGAGTACATGGACACGCTGGCGGACAACATTCTGGACGCCGTGACCAGCGGGGAGCACTCCAAGAGCCTGAAGGAGACGGAAACGGCTGAG TCCCGGGCCGGCCCGAGCGAAGAGGAGTTGGCGGAGGGATCAGAGCCGGCGCAGGACGTGGAG ATAATTCAGCCCGAGTCCAGCAGCAAGACCAGCCTGACCTCCCTCAGCTCTGTGATCGGGGGTGGATTGGACCTGGAGCCCCAGACAGAGCTCTCAGAAG AGGCCAAGCAGTTCCAGCAGAAGCTGGACCAGACCACGCTGCTGCTGAGGGAGCTGCAGGAGGTCCAGAACGAGCGCCTGAGCACCAAGCCACCGCCCAACATCATCTGCCTGCTGGCCCCCAGCGCCAGGGAGCTGCAGCTGG ctgAAAAGGTGACAGAAAACCTAGCAAACCTGGCCAGTCAGGTGAACCCCGGGGACGTCAGCAGCGTGTACGGAATCCGGAAGGCCATGGGGATTTCCCTACCTGAGGGACTGCTGGAGGAGAGTGCTGTTGACCTTACCACAG TAACAGAAACTGTGGAGCCAGTGGACTTGGACGCCTTGCCTGAGAATCCAGAGGAAGTTCCGGTCGTAGCAGTCTAA
- the brd7 gene encoding bromodomain-containing protein 7 isoform X2: protein MGKKHKKHKSEKHTYEEYVEKPLKLVLKVAGNEVTELSTGSSSHDNFYEDKADYDKHKDKKKKKKKKCEKERNSPVQSGDEKKRKKMTKKKKGQDSVDTDWDDRERSHTPIRSDMSQDKHLTPSLAKMHEKEQTPLQEALNQLIRQLQRKDPNAFFAFPVTDFIAPGYSLIIKRPMDFSTMRDKVKKEYYQSLEELKVDFKIMCENAMIYNKPETIYYKAAKKLLHSGMKILSPERLQSLRQSIDFMADVESTTKKQGEAEKEDGANPEHSGDTPVPMDTNEPVQSPRRISKDTPRQDRDSKDEALKAASQAEKELEQIKKLIEDSGGKLSNRDVLSELEFDRRKPDGTTTLGILNTADLSSGDSGYCPVKLGMMMGRLQTGINTLQGFKEDKRNKVTPVSYINYGPFSTYAPIYDSSFANISKEDSDLIYSYYGDESSLQAPERISEFLKKTDEYMDTLADNILDAVTSGEHSKSLKETETAESRAGPSEEELAEGSEPAQDVEIIQPESSSKTSLTSLSSVIGGGLDLEPQTELSEEAKQFQQKLDQTTLLLRELQEVQNERLSTKPPPNIICLLAPSARELQLAEKVTENLANLASQVNPGDVSSVYGIRKAMGISLPEGLLEESAVDLTTETVEPVDLDALPENPEEVPVVAV, encoded by the exons ATGGGCAAGAAGCATAAAAAGCACAAATCGGAGAAACACACATATGAAG AGTACGTGGAGAAGCCACTGAAGCTAGTTTTGAAAGTAGCAGGAAACGAAGTGACTGAACTCTCCACTGGAAGCTCTAGCCACGACAACTTCTACGAAGACAAGGCAGATTACGATAAACACAAGgacaagaaaaagaagaagaaaaaaaagtgcgAAAAGGAAAGAAACAGTCCCGTGCAATCGGGAGAtgagaagaaaaggaaaaag AtgactaaaaagaaaaaaggtcagGATTCCGTGGACACAGATTGGGATGACAGGGAGCGAAGTCACACTCCTATTCGGTCAGATATGTCCCAGGACAAGCACCTCACTCCATCCCTGGCCAAGATGCACG AAAAAGAGCAGACTCCACTGCAGGAGGCTCTGAACCAGCTGATCAGGCAGCTTCAGAG GAAAGACCCCAACGCTTTCTTTGCCTTTCCCGTTACCGATTTCATCGCCCCAGGTTACTCCCTGATCATCAAGCGGCCCATGGACTTCAGCACTATGAGGGACAAAGTAAAGAAAGAGTATTACCAGTCGCTGGAGGAGCTGAAG GTAGATTTTAAGATCATGTGTGAGAACGCTATGATCTACAATAAACCCGAGACCATTTATTACAAAGCAGCAAAGAAGCTTCTCCACTCTGGCATGAAAATCTTGAGTCCG GAGAGGTTGCAGAGCCTGAGACAGAGTATCGACTTCATGGCTGATGTGGAGAGCACCACCAAGAagcagggagaggcagagaaggaGGACGGTGCCAACCCAGAACATTCCGGAGATACGCCGGTGCCCATGGACACCAACGAGCCGGTCCAATCGCCCAGGAGGATTAGCAAGGACACGCCCAG acAGGACAGGGACTCGAAGGACGAGGCTCTGAAGGCTGCCTCTCAGGCTGAGAAGGAGCTGGAGCAGATTAAGAAGCTCATCGAGGACTCGGGAGGGAAACTGTCCAACAGGGACGTTCTCAGTGAG CTGGAATTTGATCGGCGGAAGCCTGATGGAACGACCACCTTGGGCATCCTGAACACGGCCGACCTGAGCTCAGGAG ACTCCGGGTACTGCCCCGTGAAGCTGGGCATGATGATGGGCCGGCTGCAGACCGGCATCAACACGCTGCAGGGCTTCAAAGAGGACAAGAGGAACAAAGTCACTCCGG TGTCCTACATTAACTATGGACCATTCAGCACCTATGCTCCGATTTATGACTCCAGCTTTGCCAACATCAGTAAAGAAGATTCAGACTTGATCTACTCGTACTATGGGGATGAATCCAGCCTGCAGGCTCCAGAACG GATCTCAGAATTCCTCAAAAAGACGGACGAGTACATGGACACGCTGGCGGACAACATTCTGGACGCCGTGACCAGCGGGGAGCACTCCAAGAGCCTGAAGGAGACGGAAACGGCTGAG TCCCGGGCCGGCCCGAGCGAAGAGGAGTTGGCGGAGGGATCAGAGCCGGCGCAGGACGTGGAG ATAATTCAGCCCGAGTCCAGCAGCAAGACCAGCCTGACCTCCCTCAGCTCTGTGATCGGGGGTGGATTGGACCTGGAGCCCCAGACAGAGCTCTCAGAAG AGGCCAAGCAGTTCCAGCAGAAGCTGGACCAGACCACGCTGCTGCTGAGGGAGCTGCAGGAGGTCCAGAACGAGCGCCTGAGCACCAAGCCACCGCCCAACATCATCTGCCTGCTGGCCCCCAGCGCCAGGGAGCTGCAGCTGG ctgAAAAGGTGACAGAAAACCTAGCAAACCTGGCCAGTCAGGTGAACCCCGGGGACGTCAGCAGCGTGTACGGAATCCGGAAGGCCATGGGGATTTCCCTACCTGAGGGACTGCTGGAGGAGAGTGCTGTTGACCTTACCACAG AAACTGTGGAGCCAGTGGACTTGGACGCCTTGCCTGAGAATCCAGAGGAAGTTCCGGTCGTAGCAGTCTAA
- the brd7 gene encoding bromodomain-containing protein 7 isoform X3 has translation MTKKKKGQDSVDTDWDDRERSHTPIRSDMSQDKHLTPSLAKMHEKEQTPLQEALNQLIRQLQRKDPNAFFAFPVTDFIAPGYSLIIKRPMDFSTMRDKVKKEYYQSLEELKVDFKIMCENAMIYNKPETIYYKAAKKLLHSGMKILSPERLQSLRQSIDFMADVESTTKKQGEAEKEDGANPEHSGDTPVPMDTNEPVQSPRRISKDTPRQDRDSKDEALKAASQAEKELEQIKKLIEDSGGKLSNRDVLSELEFDRRKPDGTTTLGILNTADLSSGDSGYCPVKLGMMMGRLQTGINTLQGFKEDKRNKVTPVSYINYGPFSTYAPIYDSSFANISKEDSDLIYSYYGDESSLQAPERISEFLKKTDEYMDTLADNILDAVTSGEHSKSLKETETAESRAGPSEEELAEGSEPAQDVEIIQPESSSKTSLTSLSSVIGGGLDLEPQTELSEEAKQFQQKLDQTTLLLRELQEVQNERLSTKPPPNIICLLAPSARELQLAEKVTENLANLASQVNPGDVSSVYGIRKAMGISLPEGLLEESAVDLTTVTETVEPVDLDALPENPEEVPVVAV, from the exons AtgactaaaaagaaaaaaggtcagGATTCCGTGGACACAGATTGGGATGACAGGGAGCGAAGTCACACTCCTATTCGGTCAGATATGTCCCAGGACAAGCACCTCACTCCATCCCTGGCCAAGATGCACG AAAAAGAGCAGACTCCACTGCAGGAGGCTCTGAACCAGCTGATCAGGCAGCTTCAGAG GAAAGACCCCAACGCTTTCTTTGCCTTTCCCGTTACCGATTTCATCGCCCCAGGTTACTCCCTGATCATCAAGCGGCCCATGGACTTCAGCACTATGAGGGACAAAGTAAAGAAAGAGTATTACCAGTCGCTGGAGGAGCTGAAG GTAGATTTTAAGATCATGTGTGAGAACGCTATGATCTACAATAAACCCGAGACCATTTATTACAAAGCAGCAAAGAAGCTTCTCCACTCTGGCATGAAAATCTTGAGTCCG GAGAGGTTGCAGAGCCTGAGACAGAGTATCGACTTCATGGCTGATGTGGAGAGCACCACCAAGAagcagggagaggcagagaaggaGGACGGTGCCAACCCAGAACATTCCGGAGATACGCCGGTGCCCATGGACACCAACGAGCCGGTCCAATCGCCCAGGAGGATTAGCAAGGACACGCCCAG acAGGACAGGGACTCGAAGGACGAGGCTCTGAAGGCTGCCTCTCAGGCTGAGAAGGAGCTGGAGCAGATTAAGAAGCTCATCGAGGACTCGGGAGGGAAACTGTCCAACAGGGACGTTCTCAGTGAG CTGGAATTTGATCGGCGGAAGCCTGATGGAACGACCACCTTGGGCATCCTGAACACGGCCGACCTGAGCTCAGGAG ACTCCGGGTACTGCCCCGTGAAGCTGGGCATGATGATGGGCCGGCTGCAGACCGGCATCAACACGCTGCAGGGCTTCAAAGAGGACAAGAGGAACAAAGTCACTCCGG TGTCCTACATTAACTATGGACCATTCAGCACCTATGCTCCGATTTATGACTCCAGCTTTGCCAACATCAGTAAAGAAGATTCAGACTTGATCTACTCGTACTATGGGGATGAATCCAGCCTGCAGGCTCCAGAACG GATCTCAGAATTCCTCAAAAAGACGGACGAGTACATGGACACGCTGGCGGACAACATTCTGGACGCCGTGACCAGCGGGGAGCACTCCAAGAGCCTGAAGGAGACGGAAACGGCTGAG TCCCGGGCCGGCCCGAGCGAAGAGGAGTTGGCGGAGGGATCAGAGCCGGCGCAGGACGTGGAG ATAATTCAGCCCGAGTCCAGCAGCAAGACCAGCCTGACCTCCCTCAGCTCTGTGATCGGGGGTGGATTGGACCTGGAGCCCCAGACAGAGCTCTCAGAAG AGGCCAAGCAGTTCCAGCAGAAGCTGGACCAGACCACGCTGCTGCTGAGGGAGCTGCAGGAGGTCCAGAACGAGCGCCTGAGCACCAAGCCACCGCCCAACATCATCTGCCTGCTGGCCCCCAGCGCCAGGGAGCTGCAGCTGG ctgAAAAGGTGACAGAAAACCTAGCAAACCTGGCCAGTCAGGTGAACCCCGGGGACGTCAGCAGCGTGTACGGAATCCGGAAGGCCATGGGGATTTCCCTACCTGAGGGACTGCTGGAGGAGAGTGCTGTTGACCTTACCACAG TAACAGAAACTGTGGAGCCAGTGGACTTGGACGCCTTGCCTGAGAATCCAGAGGAAGTTCCGGTCGTAGCAGTCTAA